In Streptomyces sp. NBC_01717, one DNA window encodes the following:
- a CDS encoding ABC transporter ATP-binding protein → MQRLTADSVTLGYDQRVIAENLSVEIPDNSFTVIVGPNACGKSTLLRALSRMLKPSRGQVLLDGRTIHGMPAKKVAKTLGLLPQSSIAPDGITVADLVARGRYPHQGLLRQWSPEDERIVEESMMSTGVAELADRYVDELSGGQRQRVWIAMALAQETPLLLLDEPTTYLDIQHQIDVLDLCAELHETRGRTLVAVLHDLNHAARYATHLIAMRQGEIIAEGAPGDVVTAELVERVFGLRCQVIDDPETGTPLVVPAARSARRARVVDSVGA, encoded by the coding sequence ATGCAGCGCCTCACCGCGGACTCGGTGACCCTCGGCTACGACCAGCGGGTCATCGCGGAGAACCTCTCGGTCGAGATCCCCGACAACTCGTTCACCGTGATCGTCGGCCCCAACGCCTGTGGGAAGTCCACACTGTTGCGGGCGCTGTCCCGGATGCTCAAGCCGAGCCGGGGACAGGTGCTGCTGGACGGCAGGACGATCCATGGCATGCCGGCGAAGAAGGTCGCGAAGACTCTGGGGCTGCTGCCGCAGTCCTCGATCGCGCCGGACGGCATCACCGTCGCCGACCTGGTTGCGCGCGGCCGGTATCCGCATCAGGGGCTGCTGCGGCAGTGGTCACCGGAGGACGAACGCATTGTCGAGGAATCGATGATGTCCACCGGTGTCGCCGAGCTTGCGGATCGCTATGTCGACGAATTGTCCGGCGGGCAGCGACAGCGGGTCTGGATCGCGATGGCGCTCGCTCAGGAGACGCCGCTGCTGCTGCTGGACGAGCCGACTACGTACCTCGACATCCAGCACCAGATCGATGTCCTCGACCTGTGCGCGGAACTGCACGAGACGCGGGGGCGCACGCTGGTCGCCGTGCTGCACGATCTGAACCACGCCGCGCGCTATGCCACGCATCTGATCGCCATGCGCCAGGGCGAGATCATCGCCGAGGGGGCGCCGGGGGACGTGGTCACGGCGGAGCTCGTGGAGCGGGTGTTCGGGCTGCGGTGCCAGGTGATCGATGATCCGGAGACGGGGACGCCCTTGGTGGTCCCGGCCGCGCGCAGCGCGCGGCGCGCGCGGGTGGTCGATTCGGTGGGCGCCTGA
- a CDS encoding tetratricopeptide repeat protein, producing MPIPDDVTGDEIDKDVRQELLSLPKTLAEDVARNLVMVARLIDEDPEQAYAYSRIALRLASRVAAVREAAGFAAYATQKYAEALAEFRAAKRMTGSVELWPVMADCERGLGRPERAMAMAGEPEVQKLDKAGQVEMRLVAAGARRDMGQIDAAIVTLQSSELASNAVHPWTPRLRYAYADALLAAGREDEAREWFAKTVEADKDGSTDASDRLAELDGVEFVDALGEDHDADDADGTAGLDADDEGSADKA from the coding sequence ATTCCGATTCCTGACGACGTCACCGGTGACGAGATCGACAAGGACGTGCGTCAGGAGCTGCTGAGCCTGCCGAAGACCCTGGCCGAGGATGTTGCCAGGAACCTCGTCATGGTTGCCCGGCTCATCGACGAGGACCCCGAGCAGGCCTATGCGTACTCGCGTATCGCGCTGCGGCTGGCCTCGCGGGTGGCTGCTGTGCGTGAGGCGGCCGGCTTTGCCGCGTACGCGACGCAGAAGTACGCGGAGGCGCTGGCCGAGTTCCGGGCGGCGAAGCGGATGACCGGTTCCGTGGAACTGTGGCCCGTCATGGCCGACTGCGAGCGTGGACTCGGGCGGCCCGAGCGGGCGATGGCCATGGCCGGCGAGCCCGAGGTGCAGAAGCTGGACAAGGCCGGGCAGGTCGAGATGCGTCTGGTGGCGGCCGGGGCCCGTAGGGACATGGGGCAGATCGATGCCGCCATCGTCACCCTGCAGAGCTCCGAGCTGGCCTCGAACGCCGTGCACCCGTGGACGCCGCGGCTGCGCTATGCGTACGCGGATGCGCTGCTGGCCGCGGGGCGCGAGGACGAGGCTCGTGAGTGGTTCGCGAAGACCGTGGAGGCCGACAAGGACGGCTCCACCGATGCGTCGGACCGGCTCGCCGAGCTGGACGGTGTCGAGTTCGTCGATGCTCTCGGCGAGGACCACGACGCCGACGACGCCGATGGGACGGCCGGTCTCGATGCCGATGATGAAGGCTCGGCGGACAAGGCCTAG
- a CDS encoding FecCD family ABC transporter permease, protein MTSASPGRPAIRAVGLLLAVVALVLVCLASIAIGAKALPLGDVWHGLFHASGTHGDVLVRDVRIPRTVLGLIVGTALGLAGAVMQALTRNPLAEPGLLGVNAGASAAVVSAITFFGVTSLTGYVWFAFLGAAIVSAVVYLLGGSRSATPVRLALAGTAASAALFGYVNAVQLLDAAALDRLRFWTVGSLASANMETVGKVWPFIAVGVVLSLLIARPLNALEMGDDTARALGAHLVRTRVLAMLAVTLLCGAATAACGPIVFIGLMIPHLVRAITGPDMRWILPYAAVLSPALLLGADVVGRVIARPSELQVGIVTALLGGPVFIHLVRRKRMAQL, encoded by the coding sequence GTGACATCCGCGTCCCCAGGGCGCCCTGCGATACGTGCCGTGGGACTGCTGCTCGCCGTGGTCGCGCTGGTGCTGGTATGCCTCGCGAGTATCGCGATCGGCGCCAAGGCGCTGCCGCTCGGCGATGTCTGGCACGGTCTGTTCCACGCCTCCGGAACCCATGGCGATGTCCTCGTACGTGACGTGCGCATCCCGCGGACCGTGCTCGGGCTGATCGTCGGTACCGCGCTCGGCCTCGCCGGTGCGGTGATGCAGGCCCTGACCCGTAATCCGCTGGCCGAGCCCGGACTGCTGGGGGTCAACGCGGGCGCGTCGGCAGCCGTCGTATCCGCCATCACCTTCTTCGGTGTCACCTCGCTGACCGGATACGTCTGGTTCGCGTTCCTCGGTGCCGCGATCGTGTCGGCGGTGGTGTACCTCCTCGGCGGCAGCCGGTCCGCGACCCCTGTACGACTCGCGCTCGCCGGTACCGCGGCCAGCGCCGCACTGTTCGGCTACGTCAACGCCGTACAGCTGCTGGACGCGGCGGCGCTCGACCGGCTGCGGTTCTGGACGGTCGGGTCGCTGGCCTCGGCGAACATGGAGACCGTCGGCAAGGTATGGCCGTTCATAGCGGTCGGCGTCGTCCTCTCGCTGCTCATCGCCCGGCCGCTGAACGCCCTGGAGATGGGCGACGACACCGCCAGGGCGCTCGGCGCCCATCTGGTCCGCACCCGCGTCCTCGCGATGCTCGCCGTCACTCTGCTCTGCGGGGCCGCGACCGCCGCCTGCGGGCCGATCGTCTTCATCGGGCTGATGATCCCGCACCTGGTGCGCGCCATCACCGGGCCCGACATGCGGTGGATCCTGCCGTACGCGGCCGTGCTCTCGCCGGCGCTGCTGCTCGGCGCGGACGTGGTGGGGCGGGTGATCGCCCGGCCGTCCGAGCTGCAGGTCGGCATCGTGACCGCACTGCTCGGCGGGCCCGTCTTCATCCATCTCGTACGTCGCAAGAGGATGGCCCAGCTGTGA
- a CDS encoding TlyA family RNA methyltransferase gives MAGVARRRLDAELVRRNLARSREHASQLIAAGRVTVGGNTATKPATQVETSAAVVVTKDDSDPEYVSRGGHKLAGALAAFVPLGLKIEGRRALDAGASTGGFTDVLLRAGVGHVVAVDVGYGQLAWSLQSDERVTVKDRTNVRELTLEAIDGKAVDLVVGDLSFIPLGLVLPALARCAAPDADLVLMVKPQFEVGKERLGSGGVVRSPELRAEAVREVARRAWALGLGVRGVTASPLPGPSGNVEYFLWLRAGAPELDPADVDRAVAEGPR, from the coding sequence GTGGCAGGAGTGGCACGTCGCCGCCTCGACGCCGAGCTGGTACGCCGTAATCTCGCCCGCTCTCGGGAGCACGCGAGCCAGCTGATCGCCGCAGGGCGGGTGACCGTCGGCGGCAACACCGCGACCAAACCCGCCACCCAGGTCGAGACCAGCGCCGCGGTCGTCGTCACCAAGGACGACAGCGACCCCGAGTACGTCTCGCGCGGCGGGCACAAGCTCGCGGGCGCCCTCGCCGCCTTCGTACCCCTCGGGCTGAAGATCGAGGGGCGGCGGGCGCTGGACGCCGGGGCGTCGACCGGCGGCTTCACCGACGTACTGCTGCGGGCCGGAGTCGGCCATGTCGTCGCCGTCGACGTCGGCTACGGACAGCTCGCCTGGTCGCTGCAGTCCGATGAACGCGTCACCGTCAAGGACCGTACCAACGTGCGGGAACTGACGCTGGAGGCGATCGACGGGAAGGCGGTGGACCTGGTGGTCGGCGATCTGTCGTTCATCCCGCTGGGGCTCGTACTGCCCGCTCTGGCGCGCTGCGCCGCCCCCGACGCGGACCTGGTCCTGATGGTCAAGCCGCAGTTCGAGGTCGGCAAGGAGCGGCTCGGCAGCGGTGGTGTGGTGCGCAGCCCGGAGCTGCGGGCCGAAGCGGTACGGGAGGTGGCGCGCCGGGCCTGGGCGCTGGGGCTCGGAGTGCGCGGGGTGACCGCGAGCCCGCTGCCCGGGCCGTCCGGCAATGTCGAGTACTTTCTGTGGCTGCGGGCCGGAGCACCGGAACTGGATCCCGCGGATGTCGACCGTGCAGTGGCGGAGGGGCCTCGTTGA
- a CDS encoding FecCD family ABC transporter permease — protein sequence MKTRTKDGTGAVRSMRAVRTRGGFSFRVDVRALVVIVVLAVVAAGAGIVLIGSGDYAMTPGEVVSTLFGHGTFQQEFIVTDLRLPRVLVGLLVGAALGVGGAVFQTISRNPLGSPDVLGFGQGATVGALAVIVLFQGGAAVVAGGAVVGGLVTGVVVYLLAWKRGMHGYRLVLVGIGSAAMLTAAAQYLITKANLVDATRAVVWMTGSLDGRDWAQVWPLLVVCGLLIPLVLGHGRALRMMEMGDDAAYALGVRVERTRLVLMGCAVLLVAVATAAAGPITFVSLSAPQLARRLTRSPGPNLAPAAFMGAALLLVADWIAMDAFGDRQLPVGVVTGVLGGCYLLWLLVSERKAGRI from the coding sequence ATGAAGACCCGTACGAAGGATGGAACCGGCGCGGTCCGGTCGATGCGGGCCGTGCGGACCCGCGGGGGGTTCTCCTTCCGGGTGGACGTCCGGGCGCTCGTGGTGATCGTGGTGCTCGCCGTGGTGGCGGCCGGAGCCGGGATCGTGCTGATCGGCAGCGGCGACTACGCCATGACGCCCGGCGAGGTCGTGAGCACGCTGTTCGGGCACGGCACCTTCCAGCAGGAGTTCATCGTCACCGACCTGCGGCTGCCACGGGTCCTCGTCGGGCTGCTGGTCGGCGCGGCCCTGGGGGTCGGCGGAGCCGTGTTCCAGACCATCTCCCGCAATCCGCTCGGCAGCCCCGACGTACTCGGCTTCGGTCAGGGCGCCACGGTCGGGGCGCTGGCGGTGATCGTCCTCTTCCAGGGCGGCGCTGCCGTGGTCGCGGGCGGCGCCGTGGTCGGCGGGCTGGTCACCGGGGTCGTCGTCTACCTGCTCGCCTGGAAGCGCGGGATGCACGGCTACCGGCTGGTGCTCGTCGGCATCGGCTCGGCCGCGATGCTCACCGCTGCCGCCCAGTATCTGATCACCAAGGCCAACCTGGTCGACGCGACCCGTGCCGTCGTCTGGATGACCGGCTCGCTCGACGGGCGCGACTGGGCGCAGGTCTGGCCGCTGCTGGTGGTGTGCGGCCTGCTCATTCCACTGGTGCTCGGGCACGGGCGGGCGCTGCGCATGATGGAGATGGGCGACGACGCCGCGTACGCCCTGGGTGTACGGGTGGAACGCACCCGGCTCGTCCTGATGGGCTGCGCCGTACTGCTCGTCGCCGTCGCCACCGCCGCGGCCGGCCCGATCACCTTCGTTTCGCTGAGCGCCCCGCAGCTGGCCCGTCGGCTCACTCGCTCGCCCGGACCCAATCTGGCGCCCGCCGCCTTCATGGGCGCCGCACTTCTGCTTGTCGCCGACTGGATCGCGATGGACGCCTTCGGCGACCGGCAACTGCCGGTCGGCGTCGTCACCGGGGTGCTCGGTGGCTGCTACCTGCTGTGGCTGCTCGTCTCCGAGCGCAAGGCGGGGCGGATATGA
- a CDS encoding HAD hydrolase-like protein → MSQASRTRPSGSSTALSEAYDTALLDLDGVVYAGGAAIAHAVDSLGAARDGGMHLAYVTNNALRTPAAVAEHLTELGVPAESADVITSAQAVARLMADQLPAGARVLVVGGEGLRAALLERGLVPVESADDDPVAVAQGYGGPDMTWGRFAEAAYAIARGVPWFASNTDLTIPSARGIAPGNGAAVEVVRIATGAEPQVAGKPLPPMHRETVLRTGAKRPLVVGDRLDTDIEGAFNGGVDSLLVLTGVTDARQLVAAEPRHRPTYVDADLRGLLTGQPEVTETAGGFGCGGWTAAVRGDDLVLEGDGEVLDGLRALCGAAWTYAGEGACGLDAGKAVARLGL, encoded by the coding sequence ATGAGTCAGGCGAGCAGGACCCGGCCGAGCGGGAGCAGCACCGCGCTGAGCGAGGCGTACGACACGGCTCTGCTCGATCTTGACGGGGTGGTGTACGCGGGCGGCGCTGCGATCGCCCATGCCGTCGACTCGCTGGGTGCCGCGCGGGACGGCGGGATGCATCTCGCGTACGTCACCAACAACGCGCTGCGCACACCGGCCGCGGTGGCGGAGCATCTGACCGAACTCGGGGTACCGGCGGAGTCCGCCGATGTGATCACCTCGGCGCAGGCGGTGGCCCGGCTGATGGCAGATCAGCTGCCGGCCGGGGCTCGGGTGCTCGTGGTCGGGGGAGAGGGTCTGAGGGCCGCGCTGCTCGAGCGCGGTCTGGTGCCGGTGGAGTCGGCGGACGACGATCCGGTGGCGGTGGCGCAGGGATACGGGGGCCCCGATATGACGTGGGGGCGGTTCGCTGAGGCTGCGTACGCGATTGCCCGGGGGGTGCCGTGGTTCGCGTCCAACACCGATCTGACGATTCCGAGTGCGCGGGGGATCGCGCCGGGCAATGGTGCGGCGGTCGAGGTCGTACGGATCGCCACCGGTGCCGAGCCGCAGGTGGCCGGGAAGCCGTTGCCTCCGATGCACCGGGAGACGGTGCTGCGGACCGGGGCGAAGCGGCCGCTGGTGGTCGGGGACCGGCTGGACACGGACATCGAGGGTGCGTTCAACGGCGGTGTGGACTCGCTCCTCGTGCTCACCGGGGTCACGGACGCGAGGCAGCTGGTGGCGGCCGAGCCCAGGCACCGGCCGACATATGTCGATGCGGACCTGCGGGGGCTGCTGACCGGGCAGCCCGAGGTGACCGAGACCGCCGGCGGGTTCGGCTGCGGTGGCTGGACGGCCGCGGTGCGCGGCGACGATCTGGTGCTGGAGGGCGACGGGGAGGTGCTCGACGGGCTGCGGGCGCTGTGCGGGGCTGCCTGGACGTACGCGGGTGAGGGTGCCTGCGGGCTGGACGCGGGGAAGGCCGTCGCCAGGCTCGGGCTGTAG
- the recN gene encoding DNA repair protein RecN, with product MSVLEEMRIRSLGVIDDAVVELSPGFTAVTGETGAGKTMVVTSLGLLLGGRADPALVRVGAKAAVVEGRITVSAGDTAAVRAEEAGAELDDGALLISRTVSAEGRSRAHLGGRSVPVGVLAELADELVAVHGQTDQQGLLKPARQRQALDRYAGDGVAVPHAKYAAAYRRLRAVVTELDELTTRARERAQEADLLRFGLGEIAGVEPLPGEDTDLAAEAERLGHAEALASAAALAHAALAGNPEDQEAVDATTVVAAAGRSLDAVRAHDPALAALADRIGEISILLADVAGELAGYADQLDADPLRLAAVEERRAALTGLTRKYGEDIAAVLAWAEDGADRLTELEGDDDRIGELTAERDALRAELSDLGQALTDARTAAAALFAEAVTAELASLAMPHARVSFDIRQTDAADEASGIEIGGRSVVYGPSGADDVELLLAPHPGAQPRPIAKGASGGELSRVMLAVEVVFAGSDPVPTYLFDEVDAGVGGKAAVEVGRRLAKLARSAQVVVVTHLPQVAAFADRQLLVEKTVDGSVTSSGVKVLEGEERVRELSRMLAGQEDSETARAHAEELLAAARADG from the coding sequence GTGTCCGTGTTGGAGGAGATGCGGATACGGTCGCTCGGGGTCATCGACGACGCGGTGGTGGAGCTGTCACCCGGTTTCACCGCGGTGACGGGTGAGACCGGCGCGGGCAAGACCATGGTCGTCACCAGCCTGGGACTGCTGCTCGGCGGGCGCGCCGACCCCGCCCTGGTGCGGGTCGGAGCCAAAGCTGCTGTCGTCGAAGGACGGATCACGGTGTCCGCCGGTGACACGGCCGCGGTGCGGGCCGAGGAGGCGGGAGCCGAACTCGACGACGGTGCGCTGCTGATCAGCCGTACCGTTTCCGCTGAGGGGCGCTCGCGCGCCCATCTCGGCGGCAGGTCCGTGCCGGTGGGTGTGCTCGCCGAACTCGCGGACGAACTCGTGGCCGTGCACGGCCAGACCGACCAGCAGGGGCTGCTCAAGCCCGCCCGGCAGCGGCAGGCCCTGGACCGGTACGCGGGCGACGGAGTCGCCGTGCCGCACGCCAAGTACGCGGCGGCGTACCGGCGGCTGCGGGCCGTGGTCACGGAGCTCGACGAGCTGACCACGCGCGCTCGCGAACGCGCCCAGGAAGCGGATCTGCTGCGCTTCGGGCTCGGTGAGATCGCCGGGGTCGAACCGCTCCCCGGCGAGGACACCGACCTGGCCGCCGAAGCCGAGCGGCTCGGCCACGCCGAAGCGCTCGCCTCCGCCGCGGCCCTCGCGCACGCCGCGCTCGCGGGCAACCCGGAGGACCAGGAGGCCGTCGACGCGACGACCGTCGTCGCGGCCGCCGGACGGTCGCTGGACGCCGTCCGCGCCCACGACCCGGCGCTGGCCGCGCTCGCCGACCGGATCGGTGAGATCTCCATCCTGCTCGCGGATGTGGCGGGCGAACTGGCTGGATACGCCGATCAGCTGGACGCCGACCCGCTGCGGCTCGCCGCGGTGGAGGAGCGGCGCGCCGCGCTCACCGGGCTCACCCGCAAGTACGGCGAGGACATCGCCGCCGTCCTCGCCTGGGCCGAGGACGGTGCCGACCGGCTCACCGAGCTGGAGGGCGACGACGACCGGATCGGCGAGCTGACCGCGGAACGGGACGCACTGCGGGCCGAACTCTCCGACCTCGGACAGGCGTTGACCGATGCACGGACTGCGGCGGCGGCACTCTTCGCCGAAGCGGTGACCGCGGAGCTGGCCTCGCTCGCCATGCCGCACGCCCGGGTCTCCTTCGACATCCGGCAGACCGACGCGGCGGACGAGGCGTCCGGCATCGAGATCGGCGGCCGGAGCGTCGTCTACGGTCCGTCCGGCGCCGACGACGTCGAGCTGCTGCTGGCACCGCACCCCGGTGCCCAGCCCCGGCCGATCGCCAAGGGGGCTTCGGGCGGTGAGCTGTCCCGGGTGATGCTGGCCGTCGAGGTGGTCTTCGCGGGCTCCGACCCCGTACCCACGTATCTCTTCGACGAGGTCGACGCGGGTGTCGGCGGCAAGGCGGCCGTCGAGGTGGGGCGGCGGCTGGCGAAGCTCGCCAGGTCCGCACAGGTGGTCGTCGTCACGCACCTGCCGCAGGTGGCGGCTTTCGCCGACCGCCAACTGCTGGTCGAGAAGACGGTCGACGGCTCGGTGACCAGCAGTGGTGTCAAGGTCCTGGAAGGCGAGGAGCGGGTACGGGAACTGTCCCGGATGCTTGCGGGGCAGGAGGACTCGGAGACGGCCCGGGCGCACGCCGAAGAACTGCTGGCCGCGGCGCGGGCGGACGGGTAG
- a CDS encoding SCP2 sterol-binding domain-containing protein, which produces MATMAECRSALDRLSDNLTTAEGDVRSAAALDRSLSCHIKDLAITFTGRLKDGRIEVLDTIEGPPVEKAEIRLTMTGDDLVAMVNGELNFARAWGSGRVRLEAGFRDLLRLRTLL; this is translated from the coding sequence ATGGCGACCATGGCGGAGTGCCGCAGCGCACTCGACAGACTTTCCGACAACCTCACGACGGCCGAGGGCGACGTGCGCAGCGCGGCCGCCCTGGACCGCTCGCTGAGCTGTCACATCAAGGACCTCGCAATCACCTTCACCGGCCGTCTCAAGGATGGCCGGATCGAGGTACTGGACACGATCGAGGGCCCACCGGTGGAGAAGGCCGAGATCCGTCTCACGATGACCGGCGACGACCTGGTGGCCATGGTGAACGGCGAACTGAACTTCGCGCGGGCCTGGGGCTCGGGCAGAGTCCGCCTGGAAGCAGGCTTCCGAGACCTTCTGCGCCTCAGAACACTGCTGTGA
- a CDS encoding NAD kinase: MTTNAARTVFLLAHTGRPAAIRSAELVVQGLLRSGLGVRVLAAEAADLPLPPSVETVEDATPGAVDGCELLVVLGGDGTLLRGAEISRASGVPMLGVNLGRVGFLAEAERDDLDKVVDRVVTRAYTVEERMTIDVLVHSNGDIVHTDWALNEAAVQKVSPERMLEVVLEIDGRPVTGFGCDGIVCATPTGSTAYAFSAGGPVVWPEVEALLMVPISAHALFAKPLVTSPTSVLAVEVQPHTPHGVLWCDGRRTVELPAGARVEVRRGTVPVRLARLHHASFTDRLVAKFALPVSGWRGAPH, translated from the coding sequence TTGACGACGAATGCGGCACGAACTGTCTTTCTTTTGGCACACACCGGCAGGCCGGCCGCGATCCGAAGCGCCGAGCTCGTCGTACAAGGGCTGCTGCGCAGTGGACTCGGGGTAAGGGTCCTTGCCGCAGAGGCCGCCGATCTGCCGCTCCCACCGTCCGTGGAGACGGTCGAGGACGCCACGCCCGGGGCCGTGGACGGCTGTGAGCTGCTGGTCGTGCTCGGCGGGGACGGCACGCTGCTGCGTGGCGCGGAGATCTCCCGGGCCTCCGGGGTGCCGATGCTCGGCGTCAACCTCGGCCGGGTCGGCTTCCTCGCCGAGGCCGAGCGCGACGACCTGGACAAGGTGGTCGACCGGGTCGTCACCCGCGCGTACACGGTCGAGGAGCGCATGACGATCGATGTCCTGGTGCACAGCAACGGGGACATCGTCCACACCGACTGGGCGCTCAACGAAGCGGCCGTGCAGAAGGTGTCGCCCGAGCGGATGCTCGAAGTCGTCCTGGAGATCGACGGCCGGCCGGTCACCGGATTCGGCTGTGACGGGATCGTCTGTGCGACGCCGACCGGGTCGACGGCGTACGCGTTCTCGGCCGGCGGACCGGTGGTGTGGCCGGAGGTCGAGGCGCTGCTGATGGTGCCGATCAGCGCCCATGCCCTGTTCGCGAAGCCGCTGGTGACGTCGCCGACCTCGGTGCTCGCCGTCGAGGTCCAGCCGCACACGCCGCACGGGGTGCTGTGGTGCGACGGACGCAGGACCGTGGAACTGCCGGCCGGTGCGCGCGTCGAGGTCCGGCGCGGCACGGTGCCCGTACGGCTGGCGCGGCTGCACCATGCCTCGTTCACGGACCGGCTGGTGGCGAAGTTCGCGCTGCCGGTCTCGGGGTGGCGGGGCGCCCCCCACTGA
- a CDS encoding DUF1015 domain-containing protein: MNTPGPADQGLRLIPFRGLRYVPERVGSLAAVTSPPYDVVVRPDGLHHLESADPYNIVRLILPQADTAAARNEQAAETLNRWLDEGILAPEPEPALYVYEQHNGEILQRGIVGALALSAPADGIVLPHEDVMAHVVEDRADLMRTTAAHLEPLLLTYRSEGHPTGATAVIERTIHRPPLLATTTEDGYCHRLWAVTDPADRSEIETDLARHQALIADGHHRWATYLRLQQEHTVPGPWDFGLVLLVDTARYPLRVRAIHRLLHRLPVADALAALNGAFRIRDIEGPLPVALDALAEAAAEGNAFLLAGDGRFHLVDRPDKELLTRTVPADRPPAWRALDATVLHATLLDHVWQIPDTPEHIAYIHDTEAAVDQAERHNATAVLMHPVREEVVRDLARQGVTMPRKSTSFGPKPASGLVLRSLTLD; the protein is encoded by the coding sequence ATGAACACACCAGGTCCCGCCGACCAGGGACTGCGCCTGATCCCGTTCCGTGGACTGCGCTACGTCCCCGAGCGGGTAGGCAGTCTCGCCGCGGTGACCTCACCGCCGTACGACGTCGTCGTGCGCCCCGACGGGCTGCACCACCTGGAATCCGCGGACCCGTACAACATCGTCCGGCTGATACTGCCGCAGGCCGACACGGCCGCCGCACGCAATGAGCAGGCTGCCGAGACCCTGAACCGCTGGCTCGACGAGGGCATACTCGCCCCCGAGCCCGAGCCCGCGCTCTATGTCTACGAGCAGCACAACGGCGAGATCCTGCAACGCGGCATCGTCGGGGCACTGGCGCTCTCCGCCCCCGCCGACGGCATCGTGCTGCCGCACGAGGACGTGATGGCCCATGTCGTCGAGGACCGGGCCGACCTGATGCGGACCACAGCCGCCCACCTCGAACCGCTCCTGCTGACCTACCGCAGCGAGGGTCACCCGACCGGCGCGACCGCCGTCATCGAGCGCACCATCCACCGGCCGCCGCTGCTCGCCACCACCACGGAGGACGGCTACTGCCACCGGCTCTGGGCGGTCACCGACCCGGCCGACCGGTCCGAGATCGAAACCGATCTCGCCCGACACCAGGCGCTCATCGCCGACGGCCACCACCGCTGGGCCACGTACCTCCGTCTCCAGCAGGAACACACGGTTCCCGGCCCCTGGGACTTCGGCCTGGTCCTCCTGGTCGACACGGCCCGCTACCCGCTGCGGGTCCGCGCCATCCACCGACTGCTGCACCGCCTCCCGGTCGCCGACGCGCTGGCCGCTCTGAACGGCGCCTTCCGCATCCGGGACATCGAGGGGCCGCTCCCCGTGGCCCTCGACGCCCTCGCCGAGGCGGCCGCCGAAGGCAACGCCTTCCTGCTCGCCGGTGACGGCCGCTTCCACCTCGTCGACCGCCCGGACAAGGAGCTGCTGACCCGCACCGTCCCGGCCGACCGCCCACCCGCCTGGCGCGCCCTCGACGCGACGGTGCTGCACGCGACCCTTCTCGACCATGTGTGGCAGATCCCGGACACCCCGGAACACATCGCGTACATACACGACACCGAGGCGGCCGTGGACCAGGCCGAGCGCCACAACGCCACCGCTGTCCTGATGCATCCGGTACGGGAGGAAGTCGTCCGGGACCTGGCCCGGCAGGGCGTCACCATGCCGCGCAAGTCCACCTCGTTCGGCCCCAAGCCGGCCTCGGGCCTGGTCCTGCGCAGCCTCACCCTCGACTGA